In Deinococcus planocerae, a single window of DNA contains:
- a CDS encoding carbohydrate ABC transporter permease encodes MTTKATPPGAVAPTRRRGIETARARQAIWLLLPTLIAIAVVAGYPLYRTFFFSLFEANLTTPDQRSFLGLGNFWFTTDEGVPLGFLQDPKWWTAVRNTLLFTVVSVFLETVLGVIIALVVNSAFKGRAFLRTAMLVPWAIPTVVSAQMWAYMYNDSFGLVGRGLLGGQALLADPSTAIWALIAVDVWKTTSFMALLILAGLQSLPGDMYEAADMDGASKWTQFWRLTLPLLRPALLVALVFRSLDALRVFDIMYVMLGANNAASTSMTGYARQAMIDNSLLGLGSAVAVAIFLIIMVIVVMYVTAFRVRFD; translated from the coding sequence ATGACCACCAAGGCCACACCTCCCGGCGCCGTAGCTCCCACCCGCAGGCGGGGCATCGAGACGGCCCGCGCGCGGCAGGCGATCTGGCTGCTGCTGCCGACCCTGATCGCCATCGCGGTCGTGGCGGGCTATCCGCTCTACCGCACCTTTTTCTTCTCGCTGTTCGAGGCCAACCTCACCACGCCCGACCAGCGTTCCTTTCTGGGGCTGGGGAACTTTTGGTTCACCACCGACGAGGGCGTGCCGCTGGGCTTCTTGCAAGACCCCAAGTGGTGGACGGCGGTGCGCAACACCCTGCTCTTCACGGTCGTCAGCGTCTTTCTGGAGACGGTCCTGGGCGTGATCATCGCGCTTGTGGTGAACAGCGCCTTCAAGGGGCGGGCCTTCCTGCGCACGGCGATGCTGGTGCCCTGGGCGATTCCCACGGTGGTGAGCGCGCAGATGTGGGCGTACATGTACAACGACTCCTTCGGGCTGGTCGGGCGCGGGCTGCTGGGCGGTCAGGCGCTCCTCGCCGACCCCAGCACCGCGATCTGGGCCCTCATCGCGGTGGACGTGTGGAAGACGACCTCTTTCATGGCGCTGCTGATTCTGGCGGGGCTGCAAAGTCTGCCGGGCGACATGTACGAGGCCGCCGACATGGACGGCGCGAGCAAGTGGACCCAGTTCTGGCGGCTGACGCTGCCCCTCTTGAGACCCGCGCTGCTCGTCGCGCTGGTCTTTCGCAGCCTCGACGCCCTGCGCGTCTTCGACATCATGTACGTGATGCTGGGGGCCAACAACGCCGCCTCGACCAGCATGACGGGCTACGCCCGGCAGGCCATGATCGACAACTCGCTCCTGGGCCTGGGCAGTGCGGTCGCCGTGGCGATCTTCCTGATCATCATGGTGATCGTCGTCATGTACGTCACCGCCTTCCGGGTGCGGTTCGACTGA